From Methanobacterium congolense, one genomic window encodes:
- a CDS encoding transposase, which translates to MKSDLVLELFIPDEEKALNFFRCIRWSNGVYCPECGSYDVYKRGYVYNKRVRRYSCNKCGKNFTDFSDTIFANKHLPLGEMFYIILNQDKKSVNRLSEELGHKWESIDRLSKEFKEYLEKNTKDPVLSGKIEIDEMYQSSGDKGLKKTIQDAEASNKEEEARGKKTNHQ; encoded by the coding sequence ATGAAGAGTGATTTGGTGTTGGAATTGTTTATTCCAGATGAGGAGAAAGCTTTAAATTTTTTTAGATGTATAAGATGGTCTAACGGTGTTTATTGTCCGGAATGTGGGTCTTATGATGTTTATAAAAGGGGTTATGTTTATAACAAGAGAGTAAGGCGTTATTCGTGTAATAAATGTGGTAAAAACTTTACAGATTTCTCTGATACGATATTTGCCAATAAACACTTGCCTTTAGGTGAAATGTTTTACATAATATTGAATCAAGATAAAAAAAGTGTTAATCGTTTATCAGAAGAGTTAGGCCATAAATGGGAGAGTATTGATAGATTATCTAAGGAATTTAAGGAATATCTGGAGAAAAACACAAAAGATCCTGTTTTATCTGGAAAAATTGAAATTGATGAAATGTACCAATCTTCAGGAGATAAAGGTTTAAAAAAAACAATCCAAGATGCAGAGGCCTCAAACAAAGAGGAAGAGGCACGTGGAAAAAAGACAAACCACCAATAG